The DNA window TGTCTCGCTTCTCAGGTTTCATGGGGTCTGGAGTTGCCCCCGACACAGTCGAATGCAGAACCCACGAGAGCCGAGTGCTACCGAAACTTGGGCCGCTCACATTTCCCCTCACGGCAACGCCAAGGTATGAAGGGACTCAAAAAGCTGCGCAGCCCAGTGAATTTCACTTCGAGTCACGTGAAGAGTTCCTTCATTTGTTCTTGGATACTCTCAATCGGGAGTTCAACGCCGAGGATGGAGGCCTTCCCGCGCTGTTTATGGGTGTGGCGCTCGAGCCGGCACTGAAACGTTCGGCATCAGTTGCTTCTTTGA is part of the Besnoitia besnoiti strain Bb-Ger1 chromosome XII, whole genome shotgun sequence genome and encodes:
- a CDS encoding hypothetical protein (encoded by transcript BESB_023080), which gives rise to MQLPRLLSWRSLTVATFCSFMGSGVAPDTVECRTHESRVLPKLGPLTFPLTATPRYEGTQKAAQPSEFHFESREEFLHLFLDTLNREFNAEDGGLPALFMGVALEPALKRSASVASLKKQMRAFADLMGSDGLGPEDQRLRTILEVFSSYPVTERG